The proteins below come from a single Prolixibacter sp. NT017 genomic window:
- the clpB gene encoding ATP-dependent chaperone ClpB produces MNFNNFTIKAQEVVQHAIQVAQGNNQQVIDTGHLFKGLFSKAENVTGFLLKKLGVNSSTLQQALDQIVAGYPKVSGGEPYLSPAANTVIQKATGYSQNMGDQFVSVEHLLLGLLDAGDSVSKMMKDSGINKKELEAAIADLRKGSKVDSQTAEDTFNSLNRFAINLNERARSGKLDPVIGRDEEIRRILQILSRRTKNNPILIGEPGTGKTAIAEGLAHRIVRGDVPENLKTKQIFSLDMGALVAGAKYKGEFEERLKAVVNEVVKANGEIILFIDEIHTLVGAGKGDGAMDAANILKPALARGDLRAVGATTLNEYQKYFEKDKALERRFQIVMVNEPDTLSAISILRGLKERYESHHKVRIKDDAIISAVELSQRYITERFLPDKAIDLMDEAAAKLRMEMDSLPEELDEIERKLKQLEIERAAIRRENDTRKLANLDEEIANLKAEQTKYRASWQAEKDVIDAIQRNKSEIEEMKLEAEQAERQGDYGRVAEIRYGKVKGAEEEIQRLQTELAKLQGESSMIKEEVGAEDIAEVVARWTGIPVSRMMQSEREKLLQLEDELHKRVVGQDEAIAAVSDAVRRSRAGLQDEKRPIGSFIFLGTTGVGKTELAKALAEYLFDDENMMTRIDMSEYQEKFSVTRLIGSPPGYVGYDEGGQLTEAVRRKPYSVVLFDEIEKAHPDVFNVLLQVLDDGRLTDNKGRLVNFKNTIIIMTSNIGSHIIQERFENLKDENREEVLEQTRYEMLNLLRKSIRPEFLNRIDETIVFTPLNHEEIKEIVHLQFNLIMERLKKSNHEISISDAAVEWVAASGFDPQFGARPIKRTLQRFVLNDLSKQLLAGTISEDKPILVDVENDTLVFRN; encoded by the coding sequence ATGAACTTTAACAATTTTACCATTAAAGCGCAGGAGGTTGTGCAGCATGCCATTCAGGTGGCGCAGGGAAACAACCAACAGGTAATCGACACCGGGCACCTGTTCAAAGGTTTGTTTAGCAAAGCTGAAAATGTCACCGGTTTTCTGTTGAAGAAACTGGGAGTCAATAGTTCAACTTTGCAGCAAGCACTCGATCAGATTGTCGCTGGTTACCCAAAAGTGTCGGGCGGCGAGCCCTATTTGTCGCCGGCAGCGAATACGGTTATTCAAAAAGCGACCGGTTATTCGCAAAATATGGGCGATCAGTTTGTTTCGGTAGAACACTTGCTGCTTGGTTTGCTCGATGCCGGTGATTCTGTGAGTAAGATGATGAAAGACAGCGGTATCAACAAGAAGGAACTGGAAGCTGCTATCGCGGACTTGCGCAAAGGGTCGAAGGTGGACAGTCAGACAGCCGAGGATACATTCAATTCGCTGAACCGTTTTGCGATCAACCTGAATGAGCGTGCCCGTTCCGGTAAGCTTGATCCGGTGATTGGCCGTGATGAAGAGATTCGCCGGATTTTGCAGATTCTTTCGCGTCGTACCAAAAACAACCCGATTTTGATTGGTGAACCGGGTACGGGAAAAACCGCAATTGCTGAAGGGTTGGCTCATCGTATAGTCCGTGGTGATGTACCCGAAAACCTGAAAACAAAACAAATTTTCTCGCTCGATATGGGCGCGTTGGTTGCTGGTGCCAAATACAAGGGTGAGTTTGAGGAACGATTAAAAGCCGTGGTGAACGAGGTAGTGAAAGCCAACGGTGAAATCATTCTTTTCATCGATGAGATTCACACGCTCGTTGGTGCCGGAAAAGGCGACGGCGCAATGGACGCAGCCAATATCTTAAAACCGGCGTTGGCGCGAGGCGATTTACGTGCAGTTGGTGCAACAACTTTAAATGAGTACCAGAAATACTTCGAGAAAGATAAAGCACTGGAGCGTCGTTTCCAGATTGTCATGGTGAACGAGCCCGATACCTTGAGTGCGATTTCCATCCTTCGTGGTTTGAAGGAACGGTACGAAAGTCACCACAAGGTGCGGATTAAGGATGATGCGATCATTTCGGCTGTTGAACTTTCGCAACGGTACATCACCGAACGGTTTTTGCCTGATAAGGCAATCGACCTGATGGATGAGGCCGCAGCGAAATTACGGATGGAGATGGATTCTCTTCCGGAAGAGCTGGACGAAATAGAAAGGAAGCTGAAGCAATTGGAAATTGAGCGCGCGGCTATTCGTCGGGAAAACGATACCCGAAAGCTGGCGAACCTCGATGAAGAGATTGCCAACCTGAAGGCAGAACAGACGAAGTATCGTGCTTCATGGCAGGCCGAAAAGGATGTGATTGATGCAATTCAGCGCAACAAGTCTGAGATTGAGGAGATGAAGCTGGAAGCTGAGCAGGCGGAACGGCAAGGTGATTACGGTCGTGTTGCCGAAATCCGTTACGGAAAAGTCAAAGGTGCCGAAGAGGAAATCCAGCGTTTGCAAACGGAATTAGCTAAGCTGCAGGGCGAATCTTCCATGATCAAAGAGGAGGTAGGAGCAGAAGACATTGCTGAGGTCGTTGCCCGCTGGACCGGAATTCCGGTTTCCCGGATGATGCAAAGTGAACGCGAAAAACTGCTACAGCTGGAAGATGAGTTGCACAAGCGGGTTGTCGGACAGGATGAGGCAATTGCAGCTGTATCGGATGCAGTTCGTCGTTCGCGTGCCGGATTGCAGGATGAAAAGCGGCCGATTGGTTCGTTCATTTTCCTGGGAACCACGGGTGTCGGAAAAACAGAATTGGCGAAGGCGCTGGCTGAATATCTTTTCGATGATGAGAACATGATGACCCGAATCGATATGTCGGAGTACCAGGAGAAATTCTCGGTAACCCGATTGATTGGTTCGCCTCCGGGCTACGTTGGTTACGACGAAGGTGGGCAATTGACCGAAGCGGTTCGGCGGAAGCCTTATTCAGTGGTGTTGTTCGACGAGATCGAAAAAGCACACCCCGATGTTTTCAACGTTTTGTTACAGGTGCTTGATGACGGCCGGTTGACGGACAACAAAGGACGTCTGGTCAATTTCAAGAACACCATCATCATTATGACCTCGAATATAGGGTCACACATTATTCAGGAGCGGTTTGAGAATCTGAAAGATGAAAACCGTGAAGAGGTGTTGGAGCAGACCCGTTACGAGATGCTGAATCTCTTGCGGAAGAGCATTCGTCCGGAATTCCTGAACCGTATTGATGAAACGATTGTATTTACGCCGTTGAATCATGAAGAGATCAAGGAGATTGTGCACCTGCAGTTCAACCTGATCATGGAGAGATTGAAGAAAAGCAATCACGAAATCTCCATCAGCGATGCGGCTGTAGAATGGGTTGCTGCTTCTGGCTTTGATCCACAGTTTGGTGCCCGCCCGATCAAACGGACGTTACAGCGTTTCGTTCTGAATGACCTGTCGAAACAGTTACTGGCAGGAACCATCTCAGAAGACAAACCTATCCTGGTGGATGTGGAAAACGATACCCTGGTTTTCAGGAACTAA
- a CDS encoding energy transducer TonB, with protein MKTKLFLLFAGLLLSVVAFSQENIEEVRVSPPEFAGFKGAALLVNEANVELQSLNDYVIKRLEYPTADAQDFREGKEVIQFTVQPDGTLSNFVVINSVSSAMDQEVIRVLRTTSGLWKPGCNNKEAVAMDKEFAVTFKLSESSDLKSQATNYFIKGNKQLLLKQNPKRAIRHFDRGIVLLPNEKCLLLARGMSRYEVGDKEGACRDWNRIKALGGFESDELLDNYCEMSGYADMLRTVKE; from the coding sequence ATGAAAACAAAACTCTTCTTACTATTCGCAGGATTACTTCTCTCAGTAGTTGCATTCAGCCAGGAAAACATTGAGGAGGTAAGAGTTTCTCCACCGGAATTTGCCGGATTTAAAGGCGCCGCTCTTTTGGTAAACGAAGCCAACGTTGAACTGCAATCGCTCAATGACTACGTAATTAAACGATTGGAATATCCTACAGCCGATGCCCAGGATTTTCGGGAAGGAAAAGAAGTCATTCAGTTTACTGTTCAGCCCGATGGAACATTGAGCAACTTTGTTGTTATCAACAGCGTTTCTTCCGCTATGGACCAAGAAGTTATTCGTGTTCTGAGAACAACCAGTGGTTTGTGGAAACCGGGATGTAACAACAAGGAAGCTGTCGCCATGGACAAAGAATTTGCTGTTACCTTTAAACTGTCAGAGTCATCTGATTTGAAGTCCCAGGCTACGAACTACTTTATCAAGGGGAACAAACAGCTCTTGTTGAAGCAAAATCCGAAGCGTGCCATCCGCCATTTCGACCGCGGAATTGTATTATTACCTAACGAAAAATGTCTCTTGCTGGCACGAGGCATGAGCCGCTATGAAGTCGGTGACAAAGAAGGTGCCTGCCGTGACTGGAACCGTATTAAAGCTTTAGGAGGCTTCGAATCCGACGAGCTGCTTGACAACTATTGTGAAATGTCGGGTTACGCCGATATGCTGAGAACAGTGAAAGAATGA
- a CDS encoding mechanosensitive ion channel family protein, protein MENLNDYSYAAWGLIQTWGLKLVYAVVILIIGLWIIKRIDKLVRKTLGKREIEPSLSSFLISLLDITLKILLVITIASMLGIQMTSFIAILGAAGLAVGMALSGTLQNFAGSVIILIFKPFKVGDFIEAQGHMGTVKEIQIFNTILNTPDNKQVIIPNGGLATGSMTNYSAMPTRRVDMKFGIGYSDDIDKARDILKRLLEEDERVLKDPAPFVAVQELGDSSVNFVVRPWVEAANYWGLFFDYTEKVKKSFDAEGISIPFPQRDVHLFNEK, encoded by the coding sequence ATGGAAAACCTGAATGATTACTCCTATGCAGCATGGGGCCTGATTCAAACCTGGGGCCTGAAACTCGTTTATGCTGTTGTTATTTTGATTATCGGTCTGTGGATTATTAAACGGATTGATAAACTGGTAAGAAAAACACTGGGGAAAAGAGAAATAGAGCCTTCCCTTTCTTCGTTCCTGATTAGCCTTCTCGATATCACCCTGAAAATCCTGTTGGTGATTACCATTGCCAGTATGCTGGGAATCCAGATGACCTCGTTTATTGCTATTTTGGGTGCCGCTGGTTTGGCTGTCGGCATGGCCTTGTCGGGAACCCTGCAAAACTTCGCCGGAAGCGTTATCATCCTCATATTTAAACCATTTAAAGTAGGCGATTTCATTGAGGCCCAGGGACACATGGGAACCGTAAAAGAAATTCAGATATTCAACACAATTCTGAATACACCCGATAATAAACAGGTTATCATTCCCAACGGAGGGCTGGCAACCGGGAGCATGACCAACTACTCGGCTATGCCCACACGTCGTGTCGATATGAAGTTTGGTATTGGCTATTCCGACGATATCGACAAAGCCCGTGATATCCTAAAAAGGTTGTTGGAAGAAGACGAGCGGGTACTCAAGGATCCGGCTCCTTTTGTTGCCGTACAGGAATTGGGAGACAGCTCGGTGAACTTTGTCGTCAGACCATGGGTCGAAGCAGCCAATTACTGGGGCCTATTTTTTGATTATACCGAAAAAGTAAAAAAATCATTCGATGCAGAAGGTATCTCCATCCCATTTCCACAAAGGGATGTCCACCTTTTTAATGAAAAATAA
- a CDS encoding DUF3078 domain-containing protein produces the protein MLKKLSILIIVLTGTLALQAQTPADTTKYWTINGNSSLNFSQVSLTNWAEGGDGSVSGTFLFNINANKKKNKHIWDNSFDVQYGLVKNASESLRKSVDKLSFSSKYGYKINGKWYLSALYDFRTQLAKGYNYPNKATYISNFMAPGYMNFALGFDYKPSDNFSAFLSPVSTKFTFLADDSLSTVGAFGVSPGDKFRAEFGAYVKLAYTQEDLLKNVDLETKLDLFSNYLDKPQNIDVNWDVRFNMQINKYLTANFGTTLKYDDNIKYVDSSGVEHGPRVQLKQLLGVGLTYNF, from the coding sequence ATGCTGAAAAAATTATCTATCCTCATCATTGTTTTAACAGGAACATTGGCTCTTCAGGCTCAAACGCCGGCTGATACCACTAAATACTGGACCATTAACGGAAATAGTTCACTCAACTTTTCCCAGGTTTCGCTTACCAACTGGGCCGAAGGGGGTGACGGATCTGTTTCCGGGACTTTTCTTTTTAACATCAATGCCAATAAGAAGAAAAATAAACACATCTGGGATAACTCCTTTGATGTGCAATATGGTTTAGTCAAGAACGCCAGTGAGAGCTTGCGCAAGAGTGTCGATAAACTGAGCTTCTCGTCGAAGTATGGCTATAAAATCAACGGTAAATGGTACTTGTCGGCCCTCTACGATTTCAGAACCCAGCTGGCCAAGGGGTATAATTACCCGAACAAGGCTACATACATTTCCAACTTTATGGCTCCGGGCTACATGAATTTCGCGCTCGGTTTCGACTACAAGCCCAGCGATAATTTTTCGGCGTTTTTGTCACCGGTCAGTACCAAGTTTACCTTTCTTGCCGATGACTCACTATCCACTGTTGGAGCATTCGGCGTAAGTCCGGGCGATAAGTTCCGCGCTGAATTCGGTGCTTATGTCAAGCTTGCATACACCCAGGAAGATTTGTTGAAAAATGTAGATCTGGAAACAAAACTCGATCTCTTTTCCAACTATTTAGACAAACCACAAAACATCGATGTTAACTGGGATGTCCGATTCAACATGCAGATTAATAAATATCTGACGGCCAACTTCGGTACCACATTAAAATACGACGACAACATCAAATATGTCGATTCCAGCGGTGTAGAACACGGGCCCAGGGTGCAGTTAAAACAACTCCTCGGTGTCGGACTCACTTACAATTTTTAA
- a CDS encoding alpha/beta fold hydrolase — translation MEILSFQEYTQPQHKEWIVFIHGAGGSSKTFGRQIAAFRSHFNLLLPDLRDHGNSKELTKPEDDELSFRMVAHDVLTLMHEKGIERAHFIGISMGSIVIRIIEDIAPEVVSSVIIGGGVMKLNRRTHLLFKTGVFLSSFIPYHKLYQLVAWILMPYRNHKVARRLFVREAAQIKSEAFKVWLGLVADLKKNLDNYFNKPFKSPMLMIMGSQDFNFLDESIDYWKKFPFTNLDILPKCGHVCNIEQADEFNQRSLNFLLKLSK, via the coding sequence ATGGAAATATTAAGCTTTCAGGAGTACACTCAGCCGCAGCACAAAGAATGGATTGTTTTCATTCACGGTGCCGGAGGAAGTTCCAAAACATTTGGTCGCCAGATTGCTGCATTCCGCAGCCATTTCAATCTGCTCCTCCCCGATTTGCGGGATCATGGTAACTCGAAAGAACTGACCAAACCGGAAGATGATGAACTTTCTTTCCGAATGGTAGCCCACGATGTGCTTACGCTAATGCATGAAAAAGGAATCGAACGGGCACACTTCATCGGGATATCAATGGGCTCAATTGTCATTCGGATTATTGAAGATATTGCACCAGAAGTAGTCTCATCAGTCATTATTGGTGGTGGCGTAATGAAGTTAAATCGCAGGACGCACCTGCTGTTTAAAACCGGCGTTTTCCTGTCAAGCTTTATCCCCTATCACAAACTTTACCAGTTGGTTGCCTGGATTTTGATGCCCTACCGGAATCATAAAGTGGCCCGCCGGCTTTTTGTAAGGGAAGCGGCTCAGATTAAATCGGAAGCATTTAAGGTGTGGCTGGGATTGGTGGCTGATCTGAAGAAGAACCTGGATAACTATTTCAATAAGCCATTCAAATCGCCGATGCTAATGATCATGGGCAGCCAGGATTTCAACTTCCTCGATGAATCCATCGACTACTGGAAAAAATTCCCCTTTACCAACCTCGATATTTTGCCCAAATGCGGGCATGTTTGTAACATCGAGCAGGCGGATGAATTCAACCAACGTAGCCTGAATTTTCTGCTTAAACTCTCCAAATAG
- a CDS encoding dihydroorotate dehydrogenase-like protein, with protein sequence MPDLSTKFMGLSLKNPIIIASSGLTDSVAKIKALEANGAAAVVLKSLFEEEIILEMKETEHRMTGRPFLFPETIDFTEEELYEDSVRKYIRLIKEAKEAVEIPVIASINCISSQKWMYLAKEIQDAGADALELNLFFLPSDDDREQLDNLVITDAIIHQVKEIVSLPVSLKIGYYCSNLASYISRISEAGVQGLVLFNRSWMPDIDTENLTVTSGPILSSPGDYNQTLRWVSLMSGKVKCDLAASTGIHSADAIVKQLLAGAKAVEIASVVYKHGPKHIKILLEELKEWMAEKEFESVEDFVGMLKHSSTGNPAAWERVQFMKNFSQFVS encoded by the coding sequence ATGCCAGATCTATCGACGAAGTTTATGGGACTTTCTTTGAAGAATCCCATTATCATTGCCAGCTCAGGACTTACCGATTCAGTTGCAAAAATAAAAGCACTGGAAGCCAACGGAGCGGCTGCCGTTGTTTTGAAATCGCTCTTCGAAGAAGAGATTATTCTGGAAATGAAGGAAACCGAACACCGCATGACCGGCAGGCCTTTCCTATTTCCCGAAACTATCGATTTTACAGAGGAGGAGTTGTACGAAGACTCCGTCCGGAAATATATTCGCCTCATCAAAGAAGCAAAAGAAGCCGTTGAAATTCCGGTCATCGCTTCCATCAACTGTATCTCCAGTCAAAAGTGGATGTACCTTGCGAAAGAGATTCAGGATGCCGGTGCCGACGCACTTGAGCTCAACCTCTTTTTCCTTCCGTCGGACGACGATCGCGAACAACTGGACAACCTCGTTATCACCGATGCAATTATTCACCAGGTAAAAGAAATTGTTTCTCTTCCGGTTTCCCTGAAAATAGGGTATTACTGTTCGAATCTCGCTTCCTACATCAGCAGGATTTCAGAGGCTGGAGTGCAGGGCCTTGTGCTCTTCAACCGTTCGTGGATGCCTGATATCGATACCGAAAATCTGACGGTCACCTCCGGCCCCATTCTTTCATCACCGGGCGATTACAACCAAACACTTCGCTGGGTATCGTTGATGTCAGGAAAAGTAAAATGCGATTTAGCTGCCTCAACTGGTATTCACTCGGCCGACGCCATCGTAAAACAGTTGCTGGCAGGTGCCAAAGCGGTTGAGATTGCTTCGGTTGTATACAAACACGGTCCGAAGCACATTAAAATCTTGCTTGAAGAGCTGAAGGAATGGATGGCTGAAAAAGAATTTGAATCAGTCGAAGATTTCGTCGGTATGCTGAAGCATTCATCGACCGGAAATCCCGCAGCCTGGGAACGGGTTCAGTTTATGAAAAACTTCAGCCAGTTTGTATCGTAA
- the amrB gene encoding AmmeMemoRadiSam system protein B, whose protein sequence is MAETVNRVPVAAGRFYSGSPNTLQKEIHEFLQAGTPLPESERLLGLIVPHAGYVFSGGTAGKCYARIPEKNTIERVVLLGSSHYASFRGASVYNIGNYETPLGVVPVDLEICESLIANNDLFRFYPAAHTEEHSLEVQLPFLQEKLKSDFRIIPILLGQVRPSESKRIADELLSLVNEQTLFVVSTDLSHYPEYEDARKADEETIEGIISGDPERFLNGLDQNNDKHISNLRTSCCGWTSVLTFLYLTEQMGNVTIRKVDYSNSGDSVYGGHDRVVGYGGLEAVVKNDKKTYLSEEEQAQLKKLAEEAIRQYFERGGRDDIDPAYLPPALRAKMGAFVTVYVKNKLRGCLGRFDEREPLYERVRDLAISSAINDTRFEPLDGSELPDTRVQISVLTPLRRIHDPSEIILGTHGIYIRNGLNTGTFLPQVATEHNWTVDEFLGYCSKNKAHLGWDGWRTAELFVFEAIVIE, encoded by the coding sequence ATGGCTGAAACGGTTAACCGTGTTCCGGTAGCGGCCGGACGCTTCTATTCCGGTTCACCGAACACGCTGCAAAAAGAAATTCACGAGTTCCTTCAGGCCGGAACTCCCTTACCCGAATCCGAACGACTACTCGGACTGATAGTCCCACATGCCGGATATGTTTTTTCAGGTGGAACTGCCGGGAAATGTTACGCACGTATTCCGGAGAAAAACACCATTGAAAGAGTTGTTTTGCTTGGTTCCTCGCATTATGCATCGTTTCGGGGAGCTTCGGTGTACAACATCGGCAACTATGAAACGCCATTGGGAGTTGTTCCTGTTGATTTAGAAATATGCGAAAGCCTCATTGCCAATAATGATTTGTTTCGTTTTTATCCGGCGGCACATACCGAGGAGCATAGTCTCGAAGTTCAATTGCCCTTTTTACAGGAAAAACTGAAATCGGACTTCCGGATTATTCCCATTCTGTTAGGTCAGGTCCGTCCATCTGAATCTAAACGGATTGCCGATGAGCTCTTGTCGCTGGTAAATGAACAGACGCTGTTTGTCGTTAGTACCGACTTGTCACACTATCCCGAATATGAAGATGCACGCAAAGCTGATGAGGAAACGATAGAAGGTATTATTTCCGGTGATCCGGAAAGATTTCTTAACGGTCTGGACCAGAACAATGACAAGCATATTTCGAACCTGCGTACTTCATGTTGTGGCTGGACTTCGGTGCTTACATTTCTGTATTTGACGGAACAGATGGGGAATGTGACTATTCGGAAAGTCGATTATTCCAATTCTGGTGATTCCGTTTACGGCGGTCATGACCGAGTTGTTGGCTATGGCGGGTTGGAGGCCGTGGTGAAAAATGACAAAAAGACATACCTGAGCGAAGAAGAGCAAGCGCAATTGAAAAAACTGGCGGAAGAAGCCATTCGGCAATATTTTGAACGGGGAGGCCGCGATGATATTGACCCGGCATATCTTCCTCCGGCTTTACGGGCCAAAATGGGCGCATTTGTTACCGTGTATGTCAAGAATAAACTAAGAGGATGTTTGGGGCGTTTCGATGAGCGAGAGCCGTTGTATGAACGGGTTCGTGATTTGGCAATTTCTTCGGCAATAAACGATACCCGTTTTGAACCTTTGGATGGAAGTGAGTTGCCTGACACGCGGGTGCAAATTTCCGTACTGACACCACTCCGGCGGATACACGATCCGTCGGAAATTATTCTGGGGACGCATGGAATTTACATCCGTAACGGTTTAAACACTGGTACATTTCTACCGCAAGTAGCCACCGAACACAATTGGACAGTTGATGAGTTTTTAGGATACTGCTCTAAAAATAAGGCCCATTTGGGATGGGATGGTTGGAGGACGGCTGAGCTTTTCGTCTTCGAAGCGATTGTGATTGAATAA
- a CDS encoding glycoside hydrolase family 3 C-terminal domain-containing protein, whose translation MRKLRIALILLLLPVSILAQKNQTHFLFRDPDLPLEDRVNDLVSHMTLEEKISQLVYQAPAIDRLGIPAYNWWNEALHGVARAGYATVFPQSITIAGSWDKDLMYREATAISTEARAKYNEWIRRGKHGIYEGLTFWSPNINIFRDPRWGRGHETYGEDPYLTGMMGTEFVEGMQGNDPHYLKTVATAKHFAVHSGPEPLRHKFDADVSDRNLYETYLPAFRKLVVDGKAYSVMGAYNLFRGLPCCGNPFLLQNILRDDWGFDGYVVSDCWAISDFFQFQKTAKNAAEAAAIAIKAGTDLNCGVAFSRLDTAIKRGLVTEADIDKAVKRLFRARFKLGMFDPPNRVPYSKIPYSANCSDVNDQLAREAARKSIILLKNENQTLPLSKKLKTVAVIGPNANNWEALIGNYNGIPKHPVTVLKGIENKLEPQVKITYAQGSDLADGIHDLTPVPSIYLQTEDGHQGVTGEYFANAELKGKPEFTRVDDQINFYWGADSPSPQLPDDNFSVRWTGYIVPPVTGTYHLGCWGMPTLDVIFEGKKILSHNSEHSAFYHEKDVQMEAGKRYKVVYEYKNWYGDGDAKLVWAMPNPNMLKDAVATAENADAVVLVLGLSQRLEGEEMPIKVDGFKGGDRTNLLLPKPQRDLMKAIQATGKPVVLVLLNGSALAINWAADNLDAIVSAGYAGQEGGNAVADVLFGDYNPAGRLPVTYYKSVDQLPPFGDYDMKGRTYRYFNGEPLFPFGYGLSYTTFSYSDLQVPNMVASGDSIPVSVKVTNTGKRDGDEVVELYITDEKASTPRPIRQLEGFNRINLKAGESKVVSFKLGPRELSMIIKKDNLVVEPGWFTISVGGKQPGFTGRADAATTSVVTGRFKVTGKLFELKK comes from the coding sequence ATGAGAAAACTGAGAATCGCGCTCATCTTGTTATTGTTGCCGGTTTCTATTCTGGCACAAAAGAACCAAACACATTTTCTGTTTCGTGATCCGGATTTGCCTTTGGAGGACAGGGTTAATGATCTGGTCTCGCACATGACTCTCGAGGAAAAGATTAGTCAGCTGGTATATCAGGCTCCGGCTATCGACCGCCTGGGAATACCGGCATACAACTGGTGGAACGAAGCATTGCATGGCGTTGCACGCGCCGGTTATGCCACTGTTTTTCCACAGTCCATTACCATCGCCGGTTCGTGGGATAAAGATCTGATGTACCGTGAAGCAACAGCTATTTCCACGGAGGCTCGCGCCAAGTACAACGAGTGGATTCGTCGCGGAAAACACGGCATTTATGAGGGACTAACTTTCTGGTCTCCCAACATCAACATCTTCCGTGATCCGCGTTGGGGGAGAGGTCACGAAACGTACGGCGAAGATCCTTACCTCACCGGAATGATGGGGACGGAGTTTGTTGAGGGAATGCAGGGGAATGACCCGCATTATCTGAAAACGGTGGCAACAGCCAAACACTTTGCTGTTCACTCCGGACCCGAACCATTGCGCCATAAGTTCGATGCGGATGTTTCCGATCGCAATCTCTACGAAACGTATCTTCCTGCTTTCCGCAAGCTGGTCGTCGATGGAAAAGCATATTCGGTGATGGGAGCTTACAACCTCTTCCGTGGATTGCCTTGCTGTGGAAATCCGTTTCTGTTGCAGAATATATTGAGAGATGATTGGGGATTCGACGGTTACGTGGTTTCCGATTGCTGGGCTATCAGCGACTTTTTCCAGTTCCAGAAAACGGCGAAAAATGCTGCTGAAGCGGCTGCGATTGCTATCAAAGCGGGCACCGACTTGAACTGTGGTGTTGCTTTTTCCCGGTTGGATACAGCTATAAAACGCGGCTTGGTTACTGAAGCCGATATTGACAAAGCAGTGAAACGATTGTTTCGTGCCCGGTTCAAACTGGGAATGTTCGATCCGCCTAATCGGGTTCCCTATTCAAAAATACCATACAGTGCTAATTGCTCTGATGTGAATGACCAACTGGCCCGTGAAGCGGCACGCAAAAGTATCATTCTGTTGAAGAACGAGAACCAAACACTTCCGCTGAGCAAAAAGCTGAAAACAGTAGCTGTTATCGGGCCTAATGCCAACAACTGGGAAGCGTTGATCGGAAATTACAATGGCATCCCGAAACATCCGGTAACGGTATTGAAGGGAATTGAGAACAAGCTGGAACCACAGGTGAAGATTACCTACGCCCAGGGAAGCGATTTGGCTGATGGCATTCATGACCTGACCCCGGTTCCATCCATTTATTTGCAAACCGAAGATGGTCACCAGGGCGTAACCGGCGAGTATTTTGCGAATGCGGAATTGAAAGGTAAGCCGGAGTTCACTCGAGTGGACGATCAAATCAATTTCTACTGGGGAGCTGACTCGCCATCGCCTCAATTGCCCGATGATAATTTCTCTGTAAGATGGACAGGATACATTGTACCGCCGGTAACCGGAACTTATCACCTGGGATGCTGGGGAATGCCTACGCTTGATGTAATCTTCGAAGGAAAGAAGATATTGAGTCACAATAGTGAGCACTCAGCTTTTTATCATGAGAAGGATGTGCAGATGGAAGCCGGTAAGCGCTATAAAGTGGTGTATGAGTACAAAAACTGGTACGGCGATGGCGATGCCAAGCTGGTATGGGCCATGCCGAATCCGAATATGCTGAAAGATGCAGTCGCGACCGCTGAAAATGCTGATGCTGTTGTGCTAGTACTGGGGTTGTCTCAACGCCTGGAAGGAGAGGAGATGCCCATCAAAGTCGATGGATTTAAAGGTGGTGATCGCACCAACCTGTTGCTTCCCAAACCTCAGCGCGATTTGATGAAAGCGATCCAGGCGACCGGCAAACCGGTTGTATTGGTGTTGCTTAACGGAAGTGCACTGGCCATCAACTGGGCTGCTGATAACCTGGACGCCATTGTTTCGGCGGGTTATGCAGGCCAGGAAGGAGGTAATGCTGTTGCTGATGTTTTATTCGGCGACTACAACCCGGCCGGAAGATTACCGGTTACTTATTACAAGTCGGTTGATCAGTTGCCACCTTTTGGGGATTACGATATGAAAGGTCGGACGTACCGTTATTTCAACGGCGAACCGCTATTCCCTTTTGGTTACGGATTAAGCTACACCACGTTTAGCTATTCTGATTTACAGGTTCCCAATATGGTTGCTTCCGGCGATTCGATTCCGGTTTCCGTTAAGGTGACCAATACCGGTAAACGCGATGGTGATGAAGTGGTTGAATTGTACATTACGGATGAAAAGGCATCGACGCCGCGTCCTATCAGGCAATTGGAAGGATTCAACCGTATCAACCTAAAAGCAGGTGAGAGCAAAGTCGTGAGTTTCAAACTCGGCCCACGTGAACTTTCGATGATTATCAAAAAGGACAATCTGGTGGTAGAACCCGGCTGGTTTACGATCTCGGTAGGAGGAAAACAACCGGGCTTTACCGGGCGGGCTGATGCTGCAACCACATCGGTGGTAACCGGACGATTTAAAGTGACTGGGAAGCTGTTTGAACTGAAAAAATAA